A stretch of Deltaproteobacteria bacterium DNA encodes these proteins:
- a CDS encoding sigma-70 family RNA polymerase sigma factor, which produces MSHAAHEEHLERQARRLLEAWASEDVVTAHRALETLYAEIRGAVRRTCHRLENCLPPHTTEEDVAQEIWIKLQLGRGPTDPYVRALPALLAWVIQVSRNHLIDLRRRRRHQAALARAAEGSIGWTATFTDPLGTEETVDHRLRLSRVLAHFNATYPPGARYLEATLAWPEATPLELAESLGTSVENVYQIRTRVTRRVATLIASQDDDRGSPPTVRPPRRGTP; this is translated from the coding sequence GTGTCCCACGCTGCACATGAAGAGCACCTCGAACGACAGGCGCGTCGCCTGCTCGAGGCGTGGGCCTCGGAGGACGTCGTCACGGCGCATCGGGCGCTCGAGACGCTGTACGCCGAGATCCGCGGGGCGGTTCGGCGGACCTGCCACCGGCTCGAGAACTGCCTCCCGCCGCACACGACGGAAGAGGACGTCGCGCAGGAGATCTGGATCAAGCTCCAGCTCGGCCGGGGCCCCACCGACCCCTACGTGCGGGCCTTGCCCGCGCTGCTCGCGTGGGTCATCCAGGTGTCGCGCAACCACCTCATCGACCTGCGCCGACGACGACGCCACCAGGCCGCGCTGGCCCGCGCCGCCGAGGGATCGATCGGCTGGACGGCCACCTTCACCGACCCCCTCGGCACCGAGGAGACAGTCGATCATCGGCTGCGACTCTCCCGGGTGCTCGCGCATTTCAACGCGACCTATCCCCCGGGGGCGCGCTACCTCGAGGCCACGCTGGCCTGGCCCGAGGCCACGCCGCTCGAGCTCGCCGAGAGCCTCGGCACCTCCGTGGAGAACGTCTATCAGATCCGAACGCGCGTCACGCGCCGGGTCGCCACCTTGATCGCGTCGCAGGACGACGACCGCGGGTCGCCCCCGACGGTCCGCCCCCCCCGAAGAGGCACGCCATGA
- a CDS encoding phosphate starvation-inducible protein PsiF — translation MRKVAMLVLAGCLFVPQVVRAAEKKPNAQQEKMKACNKEATDKKLKGDERKKFMSECLKAKPAEPQTPQERMKSCNKEAGEKKLKGDERKKFMSECLKKK, via the coding sequence ATGCGGAAAGTAGCGATGCTGGTGCTGGCGGGCTGTCTGTTCGTGCCGCAGGTGGTGCGCGCCGCGGAGAAGAAGCCGAACGCGCAGCAGGAGAAGATGAAGGCCTGTAACAAGGAGGCCACCGACAAGAAGCTGAAGGGGGACGAGCGCAAGAAGTTCATGAGCGAGTGCCTGAAGGCCAAGCCCGCCGAGCCGCAGACGCCGCAGGAGCGGATGAAGTCCTGCAACAAGGAAGCGGGCGAGAAGAAGCTGAAGGGGGACGAGCGCAAGAAGTTCATGAGCGAGTGCCTGAAGAAGAAGTAA
- a CDS encoding SDR family oxidoreductase, with protein MQQPREAPARIALITGASRGIGRACALRLARAGFSIRAHGRDRVALEETARLLRAAGGEVALHASDLRTAGALDALVAWATEAGRLDVVVQNAGYLARSPVLEAKFSEWDAVLEVDLRLPMQLTALALPHLLESQGAIVFLGSVAALQGLPNSAAYCAAKHGLRGFASALFEEVREQGVRVACIHPGFVNTEMVAGRDGLDYAKMIQPEDVAELVHTAVTLPPNACVVELTVRPQRAPYTG; from the coding sequence ATGCAACAGCCTCGAGAAGCGCCGGCGCGCATCGCCCTCATCACCGGCGCCAGCCGCGGCATCGGTCGCGCCTGCGCCCTGCGCCTGGCCCGCGCGGGGTTCTCGATTCGCGCCCACGGTCGCGACCGCGTGGCCCTCGAGGAGACCGCACGGCTCCTGCGCGCGGCGGGGGGCGAGGTCGCCTTGCATGCGTCCGACCTGCGCACCGCGGGCGCCCTGGACGCGCTCGTCGCGTGGGCCACCGAGGCTGGTCGCCTCGACGTGGTGGTGCAGAACGCCGGCTATCTCGCGCGAAGCCCGGTCCTCGAGGCGAAGTTCTCCGAATGGGACGCGGTGCTGGAGGTGGACCTGCGCCTGCCGATGCAGCTCACGGCCCTCGCGCTGCCGCACCTGCTCGAGAGCCAGGGGGCGATCGTCTTCCTCGGCTCCGTGGCCGCGCTGCAGGGGCTGCCCAACTCGGCCGCCTACTGCGCCGCCAAGCACGGCCTGCGCGGCTTCGCCTCGGCCCTCTTCGAGGAGGTGCGCGAGCAGGGCGTGCGCGTGGCCTGCATCCACCCCGGCTTCGTGAACACCGAGATGGTCGCCGGGCGCGACGGCCTGGACTACGCGAAGATGATCCAGCCCGAGGACGTCGCCGAGCTCGTCCACACCGCCGTGACGCTCCCGCCGAACGCCTGCGTCGTGGAGCTCACGGTTCGGCCCCAGCGCGCCCCGTACACCGGCTGA
- a CDS encoding radical SAM protein, producing the protein MLSVRYNGPFRPDARYAFGVVNVTNRCNLECRHCFIYRDGNANAAPEDPRREPSDDELLETLAALRDRHGIKVMLWMGGEPMLRRGLIERGVALFDSSHVITNGTIPLVELGPRALYVVSLDGPEAENDALRGDGVYRRVLRNLGRLPEELRTPVQVQCTVTRKNQHALAKLVAALEETAVQWMTFTFHVPAANDQTGCAWPTLEERLVAVEEVRRLTRAHPGFVRNSEAALDLMTPEQAPAITARCPARAHVLSLYLEEQGLTTPHVCCYGNDVDCSRCGAWVVFQLAALERARAEGKGPASRLTTYQAFVGSTALG; encoded by the coding sequence ATGCTCTCGGTACGCTACAACGGCCCCTTCCGGCCTGACGCGCGCTACGCCTTCGGCGTGGTGAACGTGACCAATCGCTGTAACCTCGAGTGTCGGCACTGCTTCATCTATCGCGACGGGAACGCGAACGCGGCCCCCGAGGACCCGCGCCGGGAGCCGTCGGACGACGAGCTGCTCGAGACGCTCGCCGCGCTGCGCGACCGGCACGGGATCAAGGTCATGCTCTGGATGGGCGGCGAGCCGATGCTCCGACGCGGACTGATCGAGCGGGGGGTGGCGCTCTTCGACAGCTCGCACGTGATCACGAACGGGACAATTCCCCTGGTCGAGCTCGGACCGCGCGCGCTCTACGTCGTCTCGCTCGACGGGCCGGAGGCGGAGAACGACGCCCTGCGAGGGGACGGCGTCTACCGGCGCGTGCTCAGGAACCTCGGCCGGCTCCCCGAGGAGCTACGCACCCCCGTGCAGGTTCAGTGCACAGTGACCCGCAAGAACCAGCACGCCCTCGCGAAGCTGGTCGCGGCGCTCGAGGAGACGGCCGTGCAGTGGATGACCTTCACCTTCCACGTCCCCGCGGCGAACGACCAGACCGGCTGTGCATGGCCCACGCTCGAGGAGCGGCTCGTGGCCGTGGAGGAGGTCCGCCGCCTGACGCGCGCCCATCCGGGCTTCGTCCGCAACAGCGAGGCCGCGCTCGACCTCATGACCCCCGAGCAGGCCCCCGCCATCACCGCCCGCTGTCCGGCCCGCGCCCACGTCCTCTCCCTCTACCTCGAGGAGCAGGGCCTCACGACGCCGCACGTCTGCTGCTACGGCAACGACGTGGACTGCTCGCGCTGCGGTGCGTGGGTCGTCTTCCAGCTCGCGGCGCTCGAGCGCGCCCGGGCCGAAGGAAAGGGCCCCGCCTCGCGGCTCACGACGTATCAGGCCTTCGTCGGCTCGACCGCCCTCGGCTGA